One genomic region from Candidatus Chlorobium masyuteum encodes:
- a CDS encoding NAD(+)/NADH kinase, with the protein MKFAIVVNVSREHALDLARELALWLDERGVEYVFETLSAEKLQISRSAPIEELNRQCDAFISLGGDGTLLFASHYAMTKPVIGINVGYLGFLTEFTQAEMFSAIEKVLNNTYTIHNRSQLEASLSIDGNVQQLRALNDVVIEKGAYPRIPTFVIKLDGELLSSYRADGIIIATSTGSTAYSMSAGGPIIAPKSSVFVITPICPHMLTVRPIVISDEKIIEVSVDAPDGEFPLNCDGHLVRMLDPNKVVTIRKSPEPVHLVANEKRDYCEILRTKLLWGREHNFGL; encoded by the coding sequence ATGAAATTTGCGATTGTTGTCAATGTTTCAAGGGAGCACGCGCTCGATCTTGCCCGCGAACTGGCCCTGTGGCTTGATGAACGGGGAGTGGAGTATGTTTTCGAAACCCTCTCGGCAGAAAAGCTCCAGATCTCCCGCTCAGCGCCGATTGAGGAGCTGAACCGGCAGTGCGATGCATTCATCTCGCTGGGAGGGGATGGCACGCTGCTGTTCGCATCCCACTACGCCATGACCAAACCGGTTATCGGCATCAATGTCGGATATCTCGGGTTTTTAACGGAGTTCACCCAGGCTGAAATGTTTTCGGCTATAGAAAAGGTTCTGAACAACACCTATACGATCCATAACCGATCACAGCTTGAAGCCTCTCTTTCAATCGACGGGAATGTACAACAGTTACGGGCTTTGAATGATGTGGTGATTGAAAAAGGAGCCTATCCCCGCATTCCGACTTTTGTCATAAAGCTGGACGGTGAGCTGCTCAGTTCCTACCGCGCCGATGGCATCATCATTGCTACGTCAACCGGCTCAACGGCTTACTCCATGTCTGCCGGAGGACCGATCATCGCCCCGAAATCGAGTGTCTTTGTCATCACACCGATATGCCCGCACATGCTGACCGTCCGGCCGATTGTGATCAGTGACGAAAAGATAATCGAAGTCTCTGTTGATGCTCCTGACGGGGAGTTTCCGCTCAACTGCGACGGCCATCTGGTCAGAATGCTTGACCCCAACAAAGTGGTCACGATAAGAAAATCGCCGGAACCGGTCCATCTCGTCGCCAATGAAAAACGGGATTACTGCGAGATCCTGCGGACCAAACTGCTCTGGGGACGCGAGCATAATTTCGGCCTCTGA
- a CDS encoding prephenate dehydrogenase — protein MTEQPPIRNISFIGLGLIGMSLLRAIKFSPLARKSNILFQGFDPNFSETDRTTVEALGLDRFTAEKSLLYSADLIILSAPVEINIALLEEIKQLAPPSTLVSDVSSTKSLIARKARELELNFIGMHPMAGKEQQGYRESHETLLHGRRVILCDDKGVLEEPKGRFLIELLESAGCTTLSMNAEEHDLVVAKTSHLPQLLSTLLMNHCGDSISKTGPGFATLARLAGSPWQIWRDIIATNSENIAAELDRFAVELTALSQEVRSHNLEQLESRFDEANRLYQTLKEMNRS, from the coding sequence ATGACCGAGCAGCCACCTATCAGAAATATCTCGTTTATCGGTCTCGGGTTGATCGGCATGTCGCTCTTGCGGGCAATAAAGTTTTCACCCCTTGCCCGGAAGAGCAACATCCTTTTTCAGGGGTTTGACCCGAATTTTTCCGAGACCGACCGCACCACGGTTGAAGCTCTCGGTCTTGACCGGTTTACCGCAGAGAAGTCGCTGCTCTACAGCGCCGACCTGATCATCCTCTCGGCTCCGGTCGAAATCAACATCGCCCTGCTTGAGGAGATCAAACAGCTTGCTCCACCCTCAACCCTGGTCAGCGATGTATCAAGTACAAAGTCGCTGATAGCCCGTAAAGCCAGGGAACTTGAGCTGAACTTTATCGGCATGCACCCGATGGCCGGCAAGGAGCAGCAGGGGTATCGTGAAAGCCATGAGACGCTGCTGCATGGCCGGCGCGTTATCCTGTGTGACGACAAGGGCGTACTCGAAGAGCCGAAAGGGCGATTCCTTATTGAACTGCTTGAGTCGGCAGGATGCACAACACTCTCGATGAACGCTGAAGAACATGATCTCGTGGTTGCAAAAACAAGCCATCTGCCCCAACTGCTCTCGACCCTCCTGATGAATCACTGCGGCGATTCGATCAGCAAAACCGGACCGGGCTTTGCGACTCTGGCCCGGCTTGCAGGAAGCCCATGGCAGATATGGCGTGACATCATTGCAACCAACAGTGAGAACATTGCCGCGGAGCTTGACCGGTTTGCCGTCGAACTTACGGCCCTGTCACAGGAAGTACGATCTCACAACCTTGAACAGCTTGAATCGCGCTTCGATGAAGCCAACCGGCTTTATCAAACCCTTAAAGAGATGAACCGGTCATGA
- the pyrE gene encoding orotate phosphoribosyltransferase: protein MSTSALLDTFKSTGALLDGHFRLTSGRHSNTYFQCAKVLQHPQHLEAVCSLIAGNFSGKGVETVISPAIGGIVVGTEVGRQLGVKTIFAERKDGVMTIRRGFMLEPDERVVVIEDVITTGGSVAEVIALVKAAGATLVGVGSVVDRSNGRVRLADDQFSVLSMEVISYTPEECPLCKQNVPIDAPGSRANKQN, encoded by the coding sequence ATGAGTACTTCTGCACTGCTTGACACCTTCAAATCAACCGGGGCTCTGCTTGACGGTCATTTCAGGCTGACTTCAGGACGGCACAGCAATACCTATTTTCAGTGCGCAAAGGTATTGCAGCACCCGCAACACCTCGAAGCGGTCTGCAGCCTGATCGCCGGGAATTTCAGCGGCAAGGGAGTCGAAACCGTCATATCCCCGGCTATTGGAGGAATCGTGGTCGGAACAGAGGTGGGGCGCCAGCTCGGAGTAAAAACCATTTTCGCTGAACGCAAGGATGGCGTGATGACAATCCGCCGCGGGTTCATGCTTGAACCGGATGAACGGGTGGTGGTGATTGAGGATGTTATCACCACAGGGGGATCGGTCGCCGAGGTTATTGCGCTTGTCAAAGCGGCCGGAGCAACGCTGGTCGGAGTCGGATCGGTTGTTGACCGCAGCAATGGCCGCGTAAGGCTTGCTGACGACCAGTTTTCAGTGCTTTCGATGGAAGTGATCAGCTACACCCCTGAGGAGTGCCCTCTCTGCAAACAGAATGTGCCGATTGATGCCCCCGGAAGCCGGGCAAACAAGCAAAACTAA
- the ruvX gene encoding Holliday junction resolvase RuvX — protein sequence MSFTLKKRVIAIDYGTKRIGVAKSDPLQLFAQPVGTVDRAGLSGMLEEMLRSDEIGRVIIGYPLGENGETNAMTGVIDRFIEELLVEFPQLMIERVDEHHSSKDARKILAASGKSRKVRQEKGRIDSAAACVMLTEYLESRNR from the coding sequence ATGAGCTTTACTCTTAAAAAAAGAGTGATCGCAATCGATTACGGCACCAAGCGAATCGGTGTGGCAAAAAGCGACCCGCTCCAGCTCTTCGCCCAGCCGGTCGGCACCGTCGATCGGGCTGGACTTTCCGGAATGCTTGAAGAGATGCTCCGCAGTGACGAGATCGGCAGGGTAATCATCGGTTATCCACTGGGCGAAAACGGCGAAACAAACGCCATGACCGGAGTTATTGACCGCTTTATAGAAGAGCTGCTCGTGGAGTTCCCCCAACTGATGATAGAACGGGTCGATGAACACCACTCATCGAAAGATGCCCGCAAGATCCTTGCGGCTTCCGGTAAATCAAGAAAAGTGCGGCAGGAAAAGGGGAGAATCGACAGCGCCGCCGCATGTGTAATGCTTACAGAGTATCTGGAGTCCCGCAACCGGTAG
- a CDS encoding SOUL family heme-binding protein, translating into MGAWSLLLMTSLLLAGCSVLGKRESAEPPFTVLEKEGEIEIRQYGGMVLAETVVDGGYGQSSGQAFSRLAGYIFGKNRSKQKLSMTAPVLQEPASEKLSMTAPVMQQKQGNSWVMSFVMPEGSTLASLPEPLDPSVTFREVGAKKVAVISYSGLHSESNLRSYAEKLTVWLGKRGFRSLSAPRAASYDPPWTIPFLRRNEVQIDVE; encoded by the coding sequence ATGGGTGCATGGTCACTATTGCTGATGACCAGCCTGCTGCTTGCAGGCTGTTCGGTGCTGGGCAAGCGGGAATCAGCCGAGCCACCGTTTACGGTGCTGGAGAAAGAGGGGGAGATCGAAATCAGGCAGTATGGCGGGATGGTTCTGGCTGAAACAGTTGTTGATGGAGGGTACGGCCAGTCAAGCGGTCAGGCCTTCAGTCGCCTTGCAGGCTATATTTTCGGCAAGAACCGCTCAAAACAGAAACTTTCCATGACTGCTCCCGTGCTGCAGGAGCCTGCTTCGGAGAAACTCTCCATGACCGCTCCGGTGATGCAGCAGAAGCAGGGGAACTCCTGGGTGATGTCGTTTGTGATGCCTGAAGGATCAACCCTTGCTTCACTTCCCGAGCCTCTTGACCCGTCCGTAACCTTTCGTGAGGTCGGAGCAAAAAAAGTTGCGGTAATCAGTTATTCAGGACTTCATTCCGAAAGTAATCTCCGGAGCTATGCGGAGAAACTGACGGTATGGCTTGGGAAGAGAGGGTTCCGGTCACTCTCTGCTCCCAGGGCGGCAAGCTACGATCCTCCATGGACCATTCCGTTCCTTCGCCGCAACGAGGTGCAGATTGATGTTGAGTAA
- the crcB gene encoding fluoride efflux transporter CrcB, whose translation MKHFGAVALVGVGGFLGSVARYGVALLFLPLAPGFPFSTFAVNMLGSFLIGLLSELAVSTTLVSPEARLFMVTGFCGGFTTFSAYMYEHASLMKDGQLFYAGLYLFGSIAGGLIALYSGMLFAKIWS comes from the coding sequence ATGAAGCACTTTGGAGCAGTTGCGCTGGTGGGTGTTGGCGGGTTTCTCGGCTCTGTGGCCCGCTACGGGGTGGCGCTGCTCTTTCTTCCGCTTGCTCCGGGCTTTCCCTTTTCAACCTTTGCGGTTAACATGCTCGGCAGTTTTCTTATCGGATTGTTGAGCGAGCTTGCGGTTTCGACCACCCTGGTCTCTCCTGAAGCACGGCTCTTTATGGTGACCGGCTTCTGCGGAGGCTTTACCACCTTTTCCGCCTATATGTATGAGCATGCATCGCTGATGAAGGATGGTCAGCTCTTCTACGCCGGGCTTTACCTTTTCGGCAGTATCGCCGGAGGTCTCATTGCACTTTACTCGGGAATGCTTTTCGCAAAAATCTGGTCATAA
- a CDS encoding DUF190 domain-containing protein: protein MEFHSSELLRIFVGEQVRFGHNPLYEEIVREARLHGLAGATALKGVLSYGHDMLIKTSKIMEFGTNLPMVIEIVDFPEKIESFLPKVEQMVRDASGRVMVTREQVQSGIIE, encoded by the coding sequence ATGGAATTTCACAGTTCAGAACTGCTGCGCATCTTTGTCGGTGAACAGGTTCGTTTCGGTCACAATCCGCTCTATGAAGAGATTGTGCGCGAAGCCCGTCTGCATGGTCTTGCCGGAGCAACGGCGTTGAAAGGTGTGCTCTCCTACGGTCACGACATGCTGATTAAAACCTCCAAAATCATGGAGTTCGGTACCAACCTGCCTATGGTTATCGAAATTGTTGACTTTCCGGAAAAGATAGAGAGCTTTCTTCCGAAGGTCGAACAGATGGTGCGCGATGCCTCCGGAAGGGTCATGGTTACCCGCGAGCAGGTGCAATCCGGGATTATTGAATAA
- the hemL gene encoding glutamate-1-semialdehyde 2,1-aminomutase — protein sequence MPQLTKSAELFEKAKKFIPGGVNSPVRAFKSVGGTPIYMAKGSGAYLTDVDGNTYLDYVGSWGPFILGSMHPRITAALEYTLKNIGTSFGTPIEMEIEIAELLCKIVPSLEMVRMVNSGTEATMSAVRLARGYTGRDKIIKFEGCYHGHGDSFLIKAGSGALTLGAPDSPGVTRGTAQDTLNATYNDIESVKLLVNENKGNIAAIIIEPVAGNTGVIPAKPGFLADLRTLCDQEGIVLIFDEVMCGFRVALGGAQSLYGVTPDLTTMGKIIGGGLPVGAFGGKRKLMERIAPLGDVYQAGTLSGNPLALTAGLETLKILMEENPYPELERKAQIIEAGFSDNLKKLGLNYVQNRVGSMSCLFFTETPVVSYASAITADTKKHGKYFHSLLDQGIYTAPSQFEAMFISSVHTDADLEKTIKANYNALVESQK from the coding sequence ATGCCTCAACTAACCAAATCAGCTGAACTCTTTGAAAAAGCAAAGAAGTTTATTCCCGGCGGCGTAAACTCTCCGGTACGGGCATTCAAATCCGTTGGCGGAACACCGATCTACATGGCTAAAGGCTCAGGCGCATACCTGACCGATGTTGACGGTAACACCTATCTTGACTATGTCGGATCGTGGGGCCCCTTCATTCTCGGCAGCATGCACCCGAGAATCACGGCTGCACTTGAATATACCCTGAAAAACATCGGCACCAGCTTCGGCACACCGATCGAGATGGAGATTGAAATTGCCGAGCTCCTCTGCAAGATTGTACCTTCACTTGAAATGGTCCGCATGGTCAACAGCGGAACCGAAGCCACCATGTCGGCCGTACGCCTTGCAAGAGGCTACACCGGCCGCGATAAAATCATCAAATTTGAAGGGTGTTACCACGGTCACGGCGACAGCTTCCTCATCAAGGCAGGTTCAGGAGCTCTTACGCTCGGCGCTCCCGACAGCCCGGGTGTCACCAGAGGCACGGCGCAGGATACGCTTAATGCAACCTACAACGATATCGAGTCGGTAAAACTGCTCGTTAACGAGAACAAGGGCAATATTGCCGCCATCATCATTGAGCCTGTGGCAGGCAATACCGGTGTTATTCCGGCAAAACCCGGCTTCCTTGCTGATCTTCGCACGCTCTGCGACCAGGAAGGAATCGTACTGATTTTCGACGAAGTGATGTGCGGTTTCCGTGTAGCACTCGGCGGTGCACAGAGCCTCTACGGCGTTACGCCTGATCTCACCACCATGGGCAAGATCATCGGCGGAGGCCTTCCTGTCGGCGCATTCGGTGGCAAGCGCAAGCTTATGGAGCGTATTGCTCCCCTCGGCGACGTCTATCAGGCAGGTACCCTTTCAGGCAACCCGCTGGCACTGACCGCAGGCCTTGAAACCCTGAAAATCCTTATGGAAGAGAATCCCTATCCGGAACTCGAAAGAAAGGCACAGATCATTGAAGCCGGCTTCAGCGACAACCTGAAGAAACTCGGTCTGAACTATGTGCAGAACCGTGTAGGATCGATGTCCTGCCTCTTCTTTACCGAAACGCCGGTCGTAAGCTATGCAAGTGCCATCACGGCCGACACCAAAAAGCACGGCAAGTACTTCCACTCCCTGCTTGATCAGGGCATCTACACCGCACCTTCACAGTTTGAGGCGATGTTCATCAGCTCGGTTCACACTGATGCCGATCTGGAAAAGACCATCAAGGCAAACTACAATGCGCTTGTCGAGTCCCAGAAGTAA
- the recO gene encoding DNA repair protein RecO yields MIVKTRAVILREVKYRDQSKICALYTREFGKISVIIKGARNPKNRLSGLFSAGNVVDVVLYKKQSRDIQLVSDGNLVLSPMVPDPDMERFAVLYQIIDLIRTGTESDEKNLPLFTLLAGTLQQLYRSRVNFRQLHAWFLLRLVSLMGFQPLLSNCVFSGEDLTTAIRKMKLTELYFVMNPGGLALPAAAIQSSIKKRLIPVRLAEQLAALASARHPAGDTFISSPEDIDTLCSLLQEYCALHMEHSRSRKNISIVEQILVK; encoded by the coding sequence GTGATCGTCAAAACCAGAGCCGTAATACTTCGGGAGGTCAAATACCGCGACCAGTCGAAGATCTGCGCCCTCTATACCCGCGAATTCGGTAAAATTTCCGTCATCATCAAAGGGGCGCGCAATCCTAAAAACAGGCTCTCGGGACTCTTCAGTGCCGGAAATGTGGTTGACGTGGTGCTCTATAAAAAACAGAGCCGGGATATTCAGCTTGTCAGTGATGGTAACCTTGTTTTAAGTCCGATGGTTCCCGATCCGGATATGGAGCGCTTTGCCGTGCTCTACCAGATTATTGATCTTATCCGTACAGGCACGGAGAGCGACGAGAAAAACCTCCCCCTCTTCACCCTGCTTGCCGGAACTCTCCAGCAGCTCTACCGAAGCCGTGTCAATTTCCGGCAGCTCCATGCATGGTTCCTGCTCCGGCTTGTCTCTCTGATGGGATTTCAGCCCTTACTGAGTAACTGTGTCTTCAGCGGAGAGGATCTCACAACGGCAATCAGGAAGATGAAGCTGACGGAGCTCTATTTTGTCATGAACCCCGGCGGGCTTGCCCTGCCTGCAGCCGCCATCCAGAGCAGCATTAAAAAGCGGCTTATCCCGGTGCGCCTCGCCGAACAACTGGCGGCCCTTGCCTCCGCCCGCCATCCCGCAGGTGACACCTTCATCTCTTCACCGGAAGATATCGATACCCTCTGCTCGCTGCTGCAGGAGTATTGCGCGCTGCATATGGAACACTCCCGGTCGCGCAAAAACATCTCAATCGTTGAACAAATCCTGGTTAAATAG
- a CDS encoding FmdB family zinc ribbon protein, whose amino-acid sequence MPTYQYRCSSCGNELEIVQKMSDASLTICPKCEKETFERVISADGGFVLKGSGFYKTDYNASKPAPAPSPCSTGSCSSGSCPLAK is encoded by the coding sequence ATGCCAACCTATCAATATCGCTGTTCAAGCTGCGGCAATGAACTTGAAATAGTCCAGAAAATGAGTGATGCCTCGCTGACCATCTGTCCGAAATGCGAAAAGGAGACTTTTGAGCGGGTTATCAGCGCCGATGGCGGATTTGTGCTCAAGGGTTCCGGCTTTTACAAAACCGACTATAACGCCAGCAAGCCTGCTCCGGCTCCATCACCCTGCTCTACCGGTTCCTGTTCATCAGGCTCCTGCCCATTGGCAAAATAG